One window of Triplophysa rosa linkage group LG8, Trosa_1v2, whole genome shotgun sequence genomic DNA carries:
- the sbk3 gene encoding uncharacterized serine/threonine-protein kinase SBK3 codes for MTTAPGELDELCYLTAQSMTSLVTSEHFKIIKKLGEGSYGKVMLAVHKKRGTAMALKFFPRRSTSVQAFLREYNLSLSFCTHPSLTRALGIFFSTPGHYVFAQQAGLYGDLYNVIVSEEGVVSEECTQRVMSQLSGAVSHLHSLGFVHRDIKPENVFLCDRACRWVKLGDFGLARPQGTQVRAVWYNSPFCVPEVENAKRIIEAEEEDEVEDIWMSVEPCLDSWALGILIFCLLTG; via the exons ATGACT ACTGCACCTGGAGAACTGGACGAGCTGTGCTATCTCACAGCTCAGTCTATGACATCACTGGTGACATCAGAGCATTTCAAAATCATCAAAAAGCTGGGCGAAGGGTCATACGGCAAAGTGATGCTGGCCGTGCATAAGAAAAGAG GAACGGCAATGGCGCTAAAGTTCTTCCCTCGCCGCTCTACCAGTGTCCAAGCTTTCCTGCGTGAATacaatctctccctctctttttgCACACATCCCTCTCTGACACGGGCTTTGGGAATCTTCTTCTCAACGCCTGGTCACTATGTCTTCGCCCAGCAGGCTGGTCTTTATGGTGACCTGTATAATGTCATCGTGTCTGAG gaGGGGGTGGTGAGCGAGGAGTGCACCCAGCGTGTGATGTCCCAGTTGAGCGGTGCTGTGTCACATCTCCACTCTCTTGGCTTCGTTCACCGTGACATAAAACCGGAGAACGTGTTCCTGTGTGACCGAGCTTGTCGGTGGGTCAAACTGGGCGACTTCGGCCTGGCCAGGCCGCAGGGGACCCAGGTCCGAGCCGTGTGGTACAACTCTCCTTTCTGTGTCCCCGAGGTGGAGAATGCTAAGAGAATCATTGAGGCAGAGGAGGAAGATGAGGTAGAAGATATCTGGATGTCAGTGGAGCCCTGTTTAGATAGTTGGGCTTTGGGAATTCTTATATTCTGCCTGCTGACTGGCTGA